In Fusarium falciforme chromosome 9, complete sequence, the sequence aagttaatatctttaatctttctagatatatagttattCCGTGTGGCTAATTTGGGCAATATGATGCTCTCTTCTTTGACATAGTCTCATAATAAACAAAGAACACTCTCTTAGTAGTAATTAGAGTCACTCTAAATCTGCTGAGTAGCCTCGCTATCAGTGTCTCATAATCAAAGGTATTAGTTGCAGTAAGAGGTATCGCTTTGGCATTCTTACTTTGACTTAGCACTACAAGTCTCTTTAAACTAGTTAGGTATTGGCATAAACAAATTTGCCTCATCAAAGTCTATCGAGGACAACGCGAGGTTCTGGTCCATATCCCCGTCAAGCAGGTTGAGTGGCCCCCAGTAATGGTTAAGATACACCATGCCATCTGGCCAAGACGCCCCTGGATTAGTGGGTGTCAAGGTTTTGGCCGACGACTTCTGTGTAGCCTTCTCTCTTGCTTGTTGTAATAGCTTTGCCGCTTGTAGAGCGACAACACACTCATCCATGATCATGAGAATCTCGACAGCCATGTCGACTAAGCGAAGTAGCGGCTGGATCTCAGTCTCGACTGCTTCTTGTGCTACGTACACGAGAATGATGCTCGCAGCAAATACAGTATATGTGGTGTTGTAGAACCTGTCATTTTGTCAGTACAAACTCTAAAGTGATAGTCGTCGACTAAATGTACCATGTACGGAAGAAGTCACTGTGTTGATAAGTTTGATAGATGAGTTCAATCGTTTGCTTTGCCGAGTCGAGGCACTTCTGGATCCCATGCTTGGTCTCAGTGATCGAAGCTCGTTCTTGCGCAGTTGATCTCAGGAGAAAAGACCCGAAGAGAAGAATCCTCAGATTATGGTATCCTAAGATCATCTTGTCAGTGACTTTTTACATGTAAGTGGTATCAGATGGGACATACTCAAGTTCAGCACAAGCCTTTGTCTCTTCACCCACTGGACATCTTTGACGCCTCTTAGAGAAGGCACATGAGATGATGAGCCTGTCGGACGAATAGCTTCGGGAAGCTTTTGAGCCCAGCCCTCCAAATCTCTCTCAATCTGACCGGCCAAAGCCACCATCATTGGTACTGTCGTTTCGGGTAAATAAATGCTGAGGCTGATGCTCCTCGTGATCCTCGAGAAGTGTACCATTTGCTCTATTATGGCGCAGCAAGGATGCTCGGATAGCTCTGAACTCATTCCCTCCTCAGTTTGGGTGGTCTTGATAAGCGGAAATCGTCGGTTGTGATACAGGTCGGCTCCCAATGTGTCTGGTCTTCCCATCGCGAAAGACATCTCACTTAGGGGTAAAGAGTTAGAAGTCACTCAAAGAATAAGGGAATACCAACAATGGAACATACGTCTCGAGCGAGTAAAGACCCCTGTAGCTCAGGCGTCAGTATTTAGATAGTATTACACATTGGTTGGGCTATATGGTTAACATACCACCATGTCCTCGACTCAGCTCTCAGCAGGGACGGAGGTTTCTTGCTATTCGGCCCCGACTCACGATTGATGCCCATTGCTAGAGCTGTTCTTATTGCAAGGCCAACATACATGTATGACACTAGAAAAGGTGAGTGAAGTCCCACAGAAGGTGACCGTAGTTGACTGACAATGTGGATGCAGCTCATTCTGGCAGACTTTGGCCTAGAATCGTCAGCCTGGCCCAATTGCTTTTAAAGGCGTGGAGTGACGTACCAGAATGAAATAGCATTGAACCATCTCGAGGTCTGTAACCATTCCAAGTCGGTTGCAACAGCTTTTGGCTCGATCAAAGAACTTGCGGCTCCAAGATAGGTTAGTTATCCCATCGATGAGCTCGTCATCCCGAGTGCCGACTAGAGCGCCTATCGACAAAATACTGTAGTATAAAGCTACAAGGCTTGTAATTCTCGCATTCCCAGCCTCCTCATTAGACCACAAGGATTCGCATCGCTGGAGGAAGGAGGTTTTATCCAGGATGGGGTGAACATAGTGAATGGTAGAGAAGAAGGCGTCAATAAAGGGACGGCATTGCAGGTACCATAATGAGTTGTCAGAGTCCTCGGTACTTCTCCGACTTCTCTGGGTGTCTTGCGATCCACTTGGATCAAAAGCTGGGTTGTGCAAAGTAGAGAGAAGGGCACccgcgtcgtcgtcggggtGATCTTCTTCTGCGCCTCGTTGAACATGAGACAAGAGGGCAACAGAAGACGAACTCCCATAAAACTCAACGTCCCTCGTATGTGTGTTCATGCCAGATACTTCTTGCTCCCTTGTATGCCATGACGAGGTGCTGTTCGGGGTAGGGAAAGCTTCCACGTTGGTGTTGTGCTGAGGATTGGGAAGCGATGCAGAAAGGCTAGATGCTACCCCTTCTGGGCTATTGCCAGGCCCATCGACTGTTGCTTTCTCATAGGTTTCCACGATGCTGGACAAACTTTTGACCTGATCTTCCAATTGGCGTACGTAGCTGTAGACACTCTCAATGAGCCACCAAGACTCAACAGCAACATGGCGAGTTGATAACTACCTTGATGTCATGCGCATACGCGACATATCCTGACCTTTATAGACGCATTCGACATTGCGGCCTTTAACTGGTCAGTCACTGAAATGTTAGATTGGTGAGGGAGTCTTAGCAACTGACTTTGACAATACGAGCAGGGGTAAGATTCATCACACTTGTATTTCTTAGACCGACACAGATCGCATGCACGAGCAGCCCGAGGCCGCCGTGGACGCTGACCCGAAGGTTTGTTGGTCTGCGGAACACGGGAATCGGTTGACTCGTCCATGTGAACGACTTTGGGAGGTTATAGATTGTAAGGGTCTGATCTTTGAGGTGTCGGAAAGCCTCGAATACACGTCAAAGCAAACCATGACGGTTCCCCACAGACTTTGCGCTTTCGGAGTATTGAAAAGCCGAGGTCTGGATGCGGGGTCTCCAGATCTTGAGCAAGCTTGAGGCAAATCTGGGTAAAAAATCATGGGGCAATCTGAACCTTGAACTTCTTTTAGGCTTCTCATTCGTCGTAATGGGCTGTCCCTAAGCTGAATCAGGCTAGAGTAGTCGACTGCGGAAAAGCCGGGCTACGGTCCTGGTCTGATCCATGTAACCTCGGCTGTTCCGATTCTTGCCTCGACTACCCTACATCAATGAACTTCGGACAGGCTTCCTATAAACCGATTGAGGTGCGCCAGGTGACCCAGGTAGCTGAATTAGTACCTGCATCTGATAACTACTTTTCATCAACTTTCAAGCAGCTAATCCTCAACTTGCAGTCATAATGCCGGGCGTAATGGTTGGCCATCCAGATTTGCATTAACTGACATTTTGCAGCATTGACTAACGTGCCAGAAGATAGATCAGCCATCGCATACGCAACTTCGAGTCATTATCGTCGGAGCGGGTCTCGCAGGCCTCGCCGCAGCAGTGTCAATCTCTCTCTCGGGACATCAGGTTACAGTTTTGGAATCGGCCAAGGAACTTTTAGAAGTAAGCCATGAAATTGCCATTGACGCCCAAACCTCGGAATACTGACTGTGAGGATCTACACAGGTCGGAGCGGGTCTACAATGCACTCCCAACTGCACACGTATTCTCCAGAAATGGGACCTTCCTGACCGACTATGGCAGTCTGCTGCTGAGCCAACCTCGCTAGTCGTCCATAGATACTCAGGTAACACTCTTGCCATAGAACCCGACTTTCATAAGCACATCCGGAAGAAGTACGGGGCTCCCTTTATTGATCTACATCGCGTCGACCTTCAGCTTTCTTTCTACGACAAGGCAAAAGAACTGGGCGTTCAGTTCAAGCTCGGAGATAAAGTGGACGATATTGACTTTGATATTCCCGAGGTCAAGACCGAGGCCGGTTTCAAATACAGTGGTGACCTTATCGTTGCAGCAGATGGGCTCTGGTCAAAATGCCGCTCCAAGTTTCTTTCCACTGACGATAAGCCCAAACCGACTGGCGATCTGGCATACCGAGTGGTGCTGGACGTGAATGAGCTCGACGACCCAGAGCTTCGGGAATGGGTCCAACGACCAACAGTGCATTTCTGGATTGGTCCTGGGGCTCACGCTGTGGGTTACTCCATGCGTGGCGGACAGATGTACAACATCGTGCTCCTTGTACCGGATGATCTACCATCGGGCATCAGCCGACAAGCTGGCTCAGTGGAGGAGATGCGACAGTTGTTCAATGACTGGGACCCAATTTTGGGGAGGTTCCTGAGCAAAGTGGACAAGGTCGATAAGTGGAAGTTGATGCACAGTGCGTGTGAAccttctattaataactgGCTGTGTGAGCTAATGAACATTCTAGGAGAAGAGCTCGATTCGTGGATCAACGACAACTCCAACTTTGTTTTCGTGTAGGTCACGCCGCCACCTAAAACCTCACAAACAAGAACGAGTATTGACCAACTTATTACAGAGGCGACGCCTGTCATCCAATGCTTCCTTACCTGGCCCAAGGCGCCAACTCAGCCGTTGAGGACGGGGCGGTTTTGGGACTTCTTCTCGGACATATACAATCGAAGAACCAACTTCCAAAAGCCTTGAATATGTACGAAAAGCTACGCAAGTCTCGCGGTGAGGCTATTGTTAGAGAGACATTTAAACAGGTACGTAATAGTTCCAAGTGTAACATTGATCTCTTGTTTCCTAACGTTCCGACAGCGAGAGTCTTTTCATATGCCAGATGGACCCGCTCAAGAGGCTCGAGACAAGACTTTCCTGTCCCAGTTGGGCGCTGAAGAACTCCAAGGCCCATTCCCAAGTAGGTGGACTTGCCCACAGGTGCAGCCGTGGCTCTATGGATATGATGCCTTCGAGGTTGTGGAGGACGCAGTAAAGAACAGTCCTTTCAGCAACTAAGGTGTGAATGATCATGTAGGCATATTGAGTGTAATTATTTCGAAAGTTCATACAATCCATTTTAGTCAGCTACATGCTTGATGTTTGTCAAATCTTTATCGTCAGTGTGAAAGTCAAGTACGAAGCTATGACTTGCTGGTAGCGGAGAATTCTCCGAAGAAGTAATTGTCCTTTTGTGAAAAGTAGCCAAAGCAGTCACAGAATGTTTACCATTAAGTCACAAGTTATTTCAAGGGTACATCAGTATCCTACGAGCATTTTAACAAGGCCATCAGAAATTAAGTTGGTCTAGTATAGGAAGCAAGTCGAGGTCCCACTAATGTATCAAAGTCTCAAGAAAGTCAAAGCCTTGCTGTTGAAGCTGCCAGGTAACAGAACCGACTTCCATCTTAGCAGCAAAGGTATGCTCTTCCCCAGGGACCTCTACCATCTCGCACTTGATGTTTTGTTCTTTCAAatctttaaaaagttttCTGCTAAGATGAATCGGAACCTTTGTGTCCTCCATACCGTGCACAATGAACGTGGGAGGAAAGGAAGGGCCGATGTTCAATGCGGGATCAACCTTGCGCCAGTCTTTGGAAGGAAAGATTACATCCAATACTCTGCCATTCGCCAGCTGTGTCAACGCATATGCTTGACGAGGGTCACTGAAGTCAGGTGGTCCCGTGGCCTGACCCTCAAGGGAGACACCTCCAGTGATTGGTACTGGGTCCTCGTCAAATACTTTGTTCATGAAGGAGTCTGCCAGTCCCGGAGGTAGCGTCATGTTTGGTAACTTCGTGGTCCAGAAAGCATCGTCAAAATTGCAAGGACCATACATGTCGTACACTCCAGCAACGGGACGAGGAACTCCGAATCCCTGTGGACGAGTAAGTCATCATTCTTTTCATCCATAGCGATATTTGGGCCAAAGTGGAGTAACCTACCAGGCAAAGTGAAAGGTGTCCGCCTGACGATGTGCCAAATGCAAAGACATGGTCAAGATCTGGCACAAGGCTCGAACTAGGCAGGTCGCGGATAGCTGTTGCAAGACCTCCTTGGTGGATCCAGGCCAAAAGGTCTCGACAGTCTTGAATTGGACCCTCCAAAAGATTAACTTGAGGGCAAAGTCGATGATTTGGGCCTAAGACAATCCATCCTCTGCTGAGACAATCCGAGACCTGATCCCTGTTGATCATCTTGGAGGAGCCTAGCATAAAAGCTCCGCCatgaatattaattacttaaaagctGTCAGCCTTACACGGGTTCAGGCACTACCATGATGATAACAAGAATCGACATACCAACCGGACATTTCGAGGAAGAAACAACATGCTCAAATGGTAGGTAGACGTCAACATCTATCTCTTGTGCTTCAGCATGCTTGTAGACAGCCCGAAAGGAAGTAGGATTGCCCATCGTCAATGATCATGCAACAATCAAAAAGATACTTAGTAAAGTCTTGAGTAGCACTCCGGCGTCGCTCGATGCCGCGTGTACAGTGGCCTCTACCATTTCAAGCAGATGCACGTACGTTCCCTTGCGTCAATGGTCCGGAGATGCCGCAGTGGGAAGTGGGGATTGGCATTTGAGCTGCGGCATTTCCGACGCAGAATGCCGAGCTATCTTGCCGGACCCAGAGTTTGTCGCTGACTGGGGGATAAGAGGTAGGAAACCCGGGGAGAATGCGGGGTTTTGGGGAAACTCCGGAGCTGCTATGAGAAAGTTGAAAGTGATAGAAGAGGCGGAGAACCCAGACCGGAAATCTAGGCTTGTCTCTTCATTCAACGCACCCAACTACCAATTACCAACTGCTTACTCATTCCTCTGTTCTGAACCTCAACACTGTCTGCCTAGTCAATTTCCATTTCCAAATCGACCATGAGCGTTCCTCTGCATTCATCTCCTCCCAATGAGAGGACAAGTTACGTGATTGATCAGCTCGAAGGAGAGCGCATCAGCATTCCCGGCAGCAAGGGCGTATTCAGAATCTTAGCCTCATCCAAGCAAACCAATGGCGGCATGGCTGTTTTCACCAGTGGGGCAGTCTTGGCCGACGCTCCAGGATTTCATTGGCACGAGGAAGCTCACGATGTCTTTCTTGTCACAAAGGGCTTCTTGAAGTTATGGTCTGGTGACAAGTGCCGAATTATGGGTCCTGGTGACTTTGCCTACATTCCTCCCGTGAGTTCACGCTTTCATCCTCTGTCACAAAGCCCAGAGCCCAAATTAACTAACAAGACATGATAGAATGTGATTCATAACCCTCTCTTGCTTGGGCCTCATACCGAGACTGTGGGCTTGGTGGCCCCTGGAGACTGGGTTGACTTCTTCAGATATGTTGGAGAGATATACAACGGCCTCATCGTTCCTGAGAATGACGATCGCGACATCAAGTCTATGTTGATACAAAAGATGATGGCGGCTAAGGACCGGTTTGACGTTCACTTCAAGCGTGACTACCAGCCGCCAGAGGTCGGAGACTGGCTGGATTCTGAGAGTCAGCTTGCTGGGCCTGGAGAAGCATACTTCCTGCGCGCGAATACGGGACCACGATGGTTGCTCGGTGGCGTCATGTCGCGGCCCTTTATCCTCTCATCGCAGTCTAGCGGCAAGTTCTCAATCTCCAGCATTGAGTCATCGAGTGTGTACGGAAAATCACCTCTAAGTCGGTGGTTGACATTCGCGTCCATTGATCACTGTTTCATCGTTCAAGAAGGCTtgctcaaggtcaagatcaagtcAGGAAACAGCAGTTCATGGAATGAAGTCCGGGAGGGCCAGACCGTCGTTATCGCTGCTGGTGAAACCTTCACTCTAGAGTTTGGCAGTCGATACGTTAGAGTCTGGTCTTTTGCAAATGGACGGGGAATTGAGGAAGTGGTACAGAACGCTGGATCGCCAGCTACCGGGGTTGTGTTACCTGAAGCTGCTACAGAGTGGCAAGAGTCCAAGCTTTTGGAGGTTTGCAAAGAACTCAACGTCGAGTTTGCAGAGTTGTAAAAAATTGTGATTTTCGGTACTACATTATATGAATAGCATCTGTTTTAAAAAATCCAGCACTCAGCACTTGTATCAAGCTTCCATCGTCGAGATCCGCAAGTTATACGTTCAGATGCAAATTGTTCGCATATTGGAATGTAAATTGTCAGTTATGGCGGGATTTTCTTCTGCTACCATGTTTAATAATCCGTGGCGCTATCGCTGTCTTTCATGTTGGGGTTTTCTGGTTAACTATTTCAACGACTTATCTAAGTTTGGAGCTCTACCTGACCACGCATCATTTTAGGAAGCCCTCCAGCCTGAGTACCAGCTAGACGCACACAATGTCGATTTAGGCTTTCGTATTTGAAAAAGGCACAACATCAAATGATAATTGCTTAAGTTTCTGGTTATCGACGTCTATCCTAAACTAAATTACAAATGTCGCACGTTGGCTTCCTACTTCTACCGTGTATTCTCCTTTGTCCAAAGTCCAAGCACGCAAACTGTCGCTCCAGTGGCTCGAGAACGTGTCGATGTCCAAGTCGATAGAAACTTCCCTTGCTTCACCAGCCGAAAGATTAACCTTAGTGAACTCCTTCAGCTCCCGGGATGGTCTCCAGTCGGAAACATTGTCCGGCGGAGAGATGTATACCTGTACCACTTCCTTGCCCGGAACACTACCAGTATTTGTCACTCGAACGCTGACCTTCAAGACGGTAGGGCTTGACGATTCGTCTAAGCTGACACGTAGGCCCTCGTAAGAGAAAGAGGTGTAAGACAATCCATGACCAAAGGGGAACTGAACCCGGGCAGTCGAGACTGGAGCTCGATATCCCACAGCCAATCCTTCAGCGTATTTTATGACGAAATTACCGTCATTATTATCTCTTGCAGGGAAGTTTCCAAAGCTAGGCCAGTCCTGAAGCGTTTTGAACCAAGTTGTAGTCAGCCGACCGCTGGGGTTGACCTTTCCAGTGAGGATATCCACCATAGCCTGgggtccttcttggcctggaaAGTGCATGTTGACAATAGCATCAACATCGTCGACGAAACTGCTGATGTCGATTGGGGTTCCGCAATGTAGAAGAACGGCTGTCTTTGAAACGGCTGCAAGTGCCTTGATCATTGCTACCTGGTTGACCGGTAGAGTGATCTCTTCCAGATCGAACCCCTCAGACTCGTATTGTTCGCTACGACCAGCAAAGATGATCGTAATATCGGACATCTTTGCGATTTCAACTGCTTGAGATATGGCTTGCTCCTCAGAATACTGCTCTTCAAAAGCGAGCGTAAGACCGTATGGAGTGGGTTCTCCAACTACAGGCTGTCTCGATTGCATACTGATGCGAATGTTATAAGACTTTCCTGCTTCCATTGGGAGCTCAACACGTGACTCGAGTTTGCGAAGATTGAACAAGAATTGTTCCGTAGTGATGTCGGGCGCATCACCTTTGAACACTTCTATACCGTCAACTCGGACAGAGAAAGATCCCGAGTGTCGAAGGGCAAGGGTGTGGGTTCCAGTGGTTTTCGGTACAAGGTTGGTGGACATCTCAATGTGAGAGCCGGGGAGTTCCAATCCTGGCTTGCGTTGAGCCATCAGGTTGATCGTAGCTTCTTCTAATATTTCAGTGAGAAAAGGCTTATCACCGCCAGCGTTGAAGTACAATATCTCGACGCCCTTCTGACCCTGATCTGTTGTGATGATCTCTGGGGGGGCAACAGGAATAATGCGACGAAGGCGAACGCCGGCGGCGTATGAGACACAATCCGGGTTTGGTAGTGTTTCTCGTAGAAGGTCAAGCGGAACTTGGCGATACTGAGGGTTGCAGGATGCGCTTCCGCCGCCAGTGAAGACAGCGTTTTTGGCGTATTCTCCAACGACTGCAACTCGCAAGTCATTAGATCCCTGTATGGGGAGGGTTTCTTTCGTGTTCTTGAGCAGGATGATGCCTTCCTGAGCAAGCTGTCGGGCAATTTCGTTGGTCTGTACAAAGATTTCCGATTTCTCTGGCCCCTCGCTTTGCGCATTTCGCGTACGGCGGCGCAAGTCAAGGAGCCTTGACACACTGGCATCAATCTGATCTTGCCTGATCTCACCATTGTTCACAGCTTTGACCAGCTTCTCGCCTCTGAAAACCGGAACAGGCATCTCAACATCCACACCAGCTTTCATAGAAGCAACGGTAGAGCGAGTGCCGAACCAGTCGGACATGACGATACCCTTGTAACCCCATTCTTTTCGGAGAATGTCCTCAACGATGGCTTCGCTGTCACAGCAAAACTTTCCATCGACCTTGTTGTACCTTGATAGTTCATCAGTAACAAGACACTCGGCAAGTTATGCATCACTTACGCTGTCATCACCCCTGCAGGGTTTGATCTCTTCAAGAGAAACGACCAAGCAGCGAGGTAAATCTCCCGCAAGGTACGTCCATAAGGAGACTCGTCGACATTATAGTATCGTCTCTGAGTCTCTGAGTCATTGCATACAAAATGCTTTGCGCAGGCACCAAATCCTTGACTTTGAATGCCATTCACGATGGCAGCACCCATGTAGCCAGAGAGGAGTGGATCCTCGCTGAAACATTCAAAGTTACGCCCAGCTCGAGGGTCTCTATGCATATTGATTGTAGGGCCGAGGATCAACTGTGCatgcttggtcttggcctggCGAGTTAGCTCTCGGCCCATTCTTTCCAGAAGCTCAGTGTTCCATGTTGAAGCTATGCAAGCCGTGTTGGGGAAACAAGCTGTGGTTAGAGTACCATCAAACTCACTAGGCCGTATTCCACTGATAGAATCGGCCGTCTAGTCAGATGGTCAGCGGATGTCAACATACTATCTCGGAAAGCGTATGCCGCGTACCTTGAGGGGTGTAATCTTCTTTTCGGGAATGCCAGAAATCGAGACAAAGTCACTAGGGGTGCCGGACAGTAGTCggaccttctcctccagagtTAGACTCTTCAGGATCTCCTGTGTATCCATGCCTTCCGAGTATAGTGTCATTGTTGTACTTGCATATAGTTTGCTGCTGGCTTGAGTGACTGGAGTGCAGTTGCTACAAGCGCATATATATGCTAGGCGCACCTGATAGGTGGTTGTTGTGCCGCAGTCAAAAGCCGATGTGGGCAGAATCCCGGAAATTCCAAGCCAAGTCAGTGAGGAGATGAAACCCCCCACCTTGCGTCTCGGCTTTTCCGATAGTCACCATGGGCGTGAGTTCCCATTCCCTGGATCAGCGCGAGCATGCCACATGACACACGAGAGAGCGAAACAAGAAATCCTGCGCAACTGTGGGAAAATCCATAGCTTTAAAGATGGTCATTTCGCTAAGACGATTAGTGGCATTGTTAGTTCATCGTCGCGGTGCAGTGGCCTGGAAAGCATCCATTGATAGCTACTTCAATGAAGTTTATTGGCCAAGACAAAATTACTTACTCTCCTTCAACAGCTCAAGATATACTTCTGTTCCGTCGCCTTCAATGAAACCACCCGTCGCAAGTGACCAACCCTTTGGTGCCTTGAGCACGACCGTACTACCCTTAGGTGCCAGCAGCTTGATCGTGCCAGCGCTCTTCTGTTCCTCTACGTACAGTCCAACTTTGAGATGCCCTTGAGGAGTATCAAGTGAGTATTCCACCGTGTCCAGGCCTGCAAAAACAGGCTCTACGCCAATCTTTTTCCAGCCTGCTTCAAGGGGATAAACTCCCGCAAGATACCTGGGTAATAGAAAGACTGGCCACGTAGACCATCCGTGAGCCAGTGACACATCGTGATTGAAAGGTGTACCATTTGTTTTCATAGCTTCCCAGTGAGCCCCAGAGTAATTAGGGCTGTCTTGATCCGCCATTGCACCCCAAACGCTGAGCAGCAGATCCCTCGCCTGCATACCCTCGTTTTTAGCAAACAGGGCTTCGAGAGCAAATCCAGACGCATATGGACTGGTCAACCCGAACTTGTCCCACCTATCGAGGCCTCGGAATGCTGGTGGTAGACACTCACTAGGTGGAAATATGCCTTCCACTGTATGGAGATGCTCTGGAGAAATGCCCAGAGTGACTGCGTAGGCATTCACGTCTTGGAACACTCCATCGGCGGGCAAAGAGAGGCCTGGACGCATTGTGCCTCGTTCTCCATTCCAAAGAACACTAATCAAGGCCTCTTTCAAGCGTTTGGCTTGAGTCAGGTACTGGGCTTCTGTTTCCTTATCTTTCGACATGAATGCCATGGCGTTGAGTGCGTCAAAGTAGGCGAGGTTCAAGCCTGCGGAAACGCCGAAGACAGGCCCGCCCATAGGGAACCATGTCACTACTCTTGATAAGTACAATGAGCAACTAGAAAGGACTGATCAGGGATAACTTACTTGAAAGATATGGTGGAGCTTCAACTAGCCCATCGTGGTTCAGGAATCTCCTCGTGAAGTTCATCTGACGTTCAAGTTGGTGAAATAATCTTTCGACAAGAGCTTGATCACCCGAACTCAGCCAGTAATCCTTGATTGACACGATCAGTAGCAGGGCATATGTCAAGGAGTATTGTCCGTAGTATGGTGGCTCGTCCTGGCCGGTATGCTCTGGGGCCTGTATCGGGCAGAGGTTACCCAGATAGCCATCCTTATTCTGGTGACTGAGTAGCAATTGAATCGTGCCTTTccaagcatcagcatcagcggTGGAGTATGCAATGGAGCGACCAGTAACAAAGACATCGCCACCAAAGCAAGCCCTGTCTCGCTTTGCGCCGTCTATGGTGCATGGGAGCTTGTTTGTCCCCACTTGAAAGTCGGCCAATGTACGATCAGCGTCTCTTTGCAATAAAGAATTCTCATACAGAATTTGGCCGTCATGGTCTCTCACTGATAGGTCGCGGTACAGTGCAACCCAGCCAGGTGGACCGCCAAACGCAACTGAGCCGGTATTGACGAGATTGTTGCCTAGCATCGCCTTGACCTCAATCTCTGCAACGTTGGCcacttcttgaccttgaatcTTGACGGTTAGACGGTCTTCAACGGCAAGCGTCTCAATGGTCAACCATCCAGACAGGTCTAGGCTTTCCGGCAACTGCCATAATCCTCGCTCGAATGAAGGCAGAATGGAGGATTGGTTTGACAATCCCTCAACGGCCGTCAGTTTCCTGCTTCGTACGTCTAAACAGAAGATAAGGCCATTTGTTATCATTCGAACTGCCCAGCTGGCGCCAGACTTCTCGATTTTTGTTTGGAACGCCACCTTCTTATTGGACCACCTCGTTCCTTGCCTGCAAGGCGCCCAGTGGCCACCAAAGACACGAGTTCCCTGATCAAGAACGTCCCAGGCTGGAACAGTCTCTTCGCGATCGACGGTGCACATATCAACCGTACGCACACCATCTCTCCAGATGCGGTTAATCGTCTCATCGGAGCAATGAAACCTGGCCTTGATCGTAGCTTCCGGGCGTACTGCCTGAAAGCCGATCTGGGAGAACACCAGGGCTGTGTCTGGTTCCATTAAGGTGATCTTTTGATACCTTTGAGATGCTTGAGTAAATCGAGACTTGGCAATTTGAGCATCAGCACCAGTATTGGCATGATGCAGGCAGACCCTGTAGCTATCCATCGCATTGGAGAATAGGAAAAACGGGCCATCGCCTATTGGACCAGGGTTAACACTGGTATCTTTTGGGGGTCAGGTGAGGCGAACGACAAGATTAAACATACCTTTTTCGTGTTCAATACCATCGATAGTCTCGCTGTAAGTGACTTGAAATGAGACTTGGCGCTGACCCTGGGGCGCTGATGCGGAAGTGATGGCGAAGATTGGGAAGCCACCTTCGCATCGGCCATAGTCTAAAACGACCTCGGCTTTGGTGACAGGTTCTGCATTGATCAAGCTTAGAAAGGAAAGCTCATCCCCAACTTGGACCTTCCCCAAAGTTCGCAAGACTCGCATTGGGCAGGCTATCTTGGGGTTACTGGGTGGCATTGACGAGTTCTGCATATTGGAGTTACAGCCGAAAGTTGTGATGACATTGTGATTGCCCGACCGC encodes:
- a CDS encoding FAD-binding-3 domain-containing protein; the protein is MPGVMKIDQPSHTQLRVIIVGAGLAGLAAAVSISLSGHQVTVLESAKELLEVGAGLQCTPNCTRILQKWDLPDRLWQSAAEPTSLVVHRYSGNTLAIEPDFHKHIRKKYGAPFIDLHRVDLQLSFYDKAKELGVQFKLGDKVDDIDFDIPEVKTEAGFKYSGDLIVAADGLWSKCRSKFLSTDDKPKPTGDLAYRVVLDVNELDDPELREWVQRPTVHFWIGPGAHAVGYSMRGGQMYNIVLLVPDDLPSGISRQAGSVEEMRQLFNDWDPILGRFLSKVDKVDKWKLMHREELDSWINDNSNFVFVGDACHPMLPYLAQGANSAVEDGAVLGLLLGHIQSKNQLPKALNMYEKLRKSRGEAIVRETFKQRESFHMPDGPAQEARDKTFLSQLGAEELQGPFPSRWTCPQVQPWLYGYDAFEVVEDAVKNSPFSN
- a CDS encoding Quercetin 2,3-dioxygenase gives rise to the protein MSVPLHSSPPNERTSYVIDQLEGERISIPGSKGVFRILASSKQTNGGMAVFTSGAVLADAPGFHWHEEAHDVFLVTKGFLKLWSGDKCRIMGPGDFAYIPPNVIHNPLLLGPHTETVGLVAPGDWVDFFRYVGEIYNGLIVPENDDRDIKSMLIQKMMAAKDRFDVHFKRDYQPPEVGDWLDSESQLAGPGEAYFLRANTGPRWLLGGVMSRPFILSSQSSGKFSISSIESSSVYGKSPLSRWLTFASIDHCFIVQEGLLKVKIKSGNSSSWNEVREGQTVVIAAGETFTLEFGSRYVRVWSFANGRGIEEVVQNAGSPATGVVLPEAATEWQESKLLEVCKELNVEFAEL
- a CDS encoding Peptidase-S9 domain-containing protein, with product MINRDQVSDCLSRGWIVLGPNHRLCPQVNLLEGPIQDCRDLLAWIHQGGLATAIRDLPSSSLVPDLDHVFAFGTSSGGHLSLCLGFGVPRPVAGVYDMYGPCNFDDAFWTTKLPNMTLPPGLADSFMNKVFDEDPVPITGGVSLEGQATGPPDFSDPRQAYALTQLANGRVLDVIFPSKDWRKVDPALNIGPSFPPTFIVHGMEDTKVPIHLSRKLFKDLKEQNIKCEMVEVPGEEHTFAAKMEVGSVTWQLQQQGFDFLETLIH
- a CDS encoding Beta-glucosidase translates to MTLYSEGMDTQEILKSLTLEEKVRLLSGTPSDFVSISGIPEKKITPLKTADSISGIRPSEFDGTLTTACFPNTACIASTWNTELLERMGRELTRQAKTKHAQLILGPTINMHRDPRAGRNFECFSEDPLLSGYMGAAIVNGIQSQGFGACAKHFVCNDSETQRRYYNVDESPYGRTLREIYLAAWSFLLKRSNPAGVMTAYNKVDGKFCCDSEAIVEDILRKEWGYKGIVMSDWFGTRSTVASMKAGVDVEMPVPVFRGEKLVKAVNNGEIRQDQIDASVSRLLDLRRRTRNAQSEGPEKSEIFVQTNEIARQLAQEGIILLKNTKETLPIQGSNDLRVAVVGEYAKNAVFTGGGSASCNPQYRQVPLDLLRETLPNPDCVSYAAGVRLRRIIPVAPPEIITTDQGQKGVEILYFNAGGDKPFLTEILEEATINLMAQRKPGLELPGSHIEMSTNLVPKTTGTHTLALRHSGSFSVRVDGIEVFKGDAPDITTEQFLFNLRKLESRVELPMEAGKSYNIRISMQSRQPVVGEPTPYGLTLAFEEQYSEEQAISQAVEIAKMSDITIIFAGRSEQYESEGFDLEEITLPVNQVAMIKALAAVSKTAVLLHCGTPIDISSFVDDVDAIVNMHFPGQEGPQAMVDILTGKVNPSGRLTTTWFKTLQDWPSFGNFPARDNNDGNFVIKYAEGLAVGYRAPVSTARVQFPFGHGLSYTSFSYEGLRVSLDESSSPTVLKVSVRVTNTGSVPGKEVVQVYISPPDNVSDWRPSRELKEFTKVNLSAGEAREVSIDLDIDTFSSHWSDSLRAWTLDKGEYTVEVGSQRATFVI